The following is a genomic window from Atribacteraceae bacterium.
ACCTATGGAGCGCTTGGTGCGTTCGCCACCGGGATGGGTTCCACCGATCTGGCCGCCGGCTGGGCGTTGGGTGAAACCTGGCTCATGGTTCCGGATTCGATCCGCTTTGTCTACCAGGGAGAGAAAAGGACCTTTGTCACTGGGAAAGACCTGATCCTTTTCACCATTGGAGAAATCGGCGTCGACGGGGCCCGGGATTGTGCCATGGAATTTTGCGGGAGCGTAATCGAAGGTCTCTCCATGGACGAGCGCTTTACCATGGCCAACATGGCCATCGAGGCCGGGGCCACCTGCGGCATTATGGAGCCCGACGAAAAAACCTTGCACTACATCACTGAAACCGGGGCAAAGCGCAAGCCGCGAATCTACCGCAACGATCCCGATGCGGAATGGACAGACGTTATTCAAATCAACGTTTCGCTGATCGACCCCCAGGTCTCCCTTCCCCATTTGCCGGAAAACAGCCGTTCGGTCTATACGCTGGGGCGCATTGAAATCAACCAGGCGGTCATCGGCTCCTGTACCAACGGGCGAATCGAAGATTTGCGCATGGCCGCTTCGGTCCTTCAGAATCGAACCGTTTCCCGGTCGGTGCGTCTTTATATCTTCCCCGGAAGCCCCCGCGTTCTCCGGCAGGCCGAACGCGAAGGCTTGGTCAATACCTTTCTGGAAGCCGGAGCGGTTCTTTGCCCCTCTTCCTGTGGACCATGTTTAGGAGGCCACCTGGGGGTCCTGGCTGAGGGAGAACGCTGCGTCTCGACCACCAACCGTAATTTCGTGGGAAGAATGGGCCACCCTCTCAGCGAGGTGTACCTGGCCAATCCTTATATAGCAGCCAGTTCGGCTGTAGCGGGCTTCATCACCACGCCCGATCAGATCTGAGGTGATAACAATGCAGATTCGTGGACGAGTCATTCGATACGGAGACAACGTGGACACGGACGTCATCATCCCCGCCCGCTATCTCACCGCTACTGACCCGCTGGAACTGGCCAAGCATTGC
Proteins encoded in this region:
- a CDS encoding 3-isopropylmalate dehydratase large subunit; this translates as MGMTITEKIIADHADKAVVSPGELVQVKVDLALANDITAPLSIRQLIENGIDFVNDPGKIALIADHNTPSKDIASAENVRLMRDFARKHRITHFFEGGTVGIEHVLLPEIGLIVPGDLVIGADSHTCTYGALGAFATGMGSTDLAAGWALGETWLMVPDSIRFVYQGEKRTFVTGKDLILFTIGEIGVDGARDCAMEFCGSVIEGLSMDERFTMANMAIEAGATCGIMEPDEKTLHYITETGAKRKPRIYRNDPDAEWTDVIQINVSLIDPQVSLPHLPENSRSVYTLGRIEINQAVIGSCTNGRIEDLRMAASVLQNRTVSRSVRLYIFPGSPRVLRQAEREGLVNTFLEAGAVLCPSSCGPCLGGHLGVLAEGERCVSTTNRNFVGRMGHPLSEVYLANPYIAASSAVAGFITTPDQI